In the genome of Gadus morhua chromosome 14, gadMor3.0, whole genome shotgun sequence, one region contains:
- the LOC115558416 gene encoding ubiquitin-like protein 7 isoform X1: MNDVNTTLVEMTSVDWQLSLKVVDQPKSTFHFPEMMPGDVPPGEYRVATLKQLVAAQLPDSVNDPDLIELVHCGRKLKDDLTLDAYGIQPKSTLHILKKTWPETDCNPEPVNRATAAREFRVFHAALHSVNTAYRDSVTKMLTNKESLDQIIVATPGLKSDAVALGVLQDKDLFVQFADPSMLDMLISSHPALVNAIILVLHSVAGSMPTQASSSSSRNVSASSYSDMPGGFMFDGMSDDEDEFQSGNQAGPSSRGGAPIGGRPQSLSHSGAAGPRPITQSELATALALASTPDSSAATPTTTSQADASSGVSPMPAGTPVSNDLFSQALQQALQASNMSSLQGRWQSQIQQLRDMGIQDEELMLRVLQATDGDLQGALELIFAGGSGL, encoded by the exons ATGAACGACGTCAACACAACACTG GTGGAGATGACTTCAGTGGACTGGCAGCTGTCGCTGAAGGTGGTGGATCAGCCCAAATCCACCTTCCACTTCCCCGAGATGATGCCCGGGGACGTGCCCCCCGGGGAGTACCGGGTCGCCACCCTGAAGCAGCTGGTGGCCGCCCAGCTCCCGGACTCCGTCAACGACCCCGACCTGATAG AGCTTGTCCACTGTGGTCGCAAACTGAAAGACGACCTAACGTTGGACGCTTATGGAATTCAACCAAAGTCGACCCTTCACATTCTCAAAAAGACTTGGCCAGAGACTGACTGTAACCCAG AGCCTGTGAACCGGGCCACGGCAGCGAGAGAGTTCAGAGTCTTCCACGCGGCTCTGCACTCTGTCAACACGGCCTACAGAGACTCT GTGACTAAAATGCTGACCAATAAGGAGTCTCTGGACCAGATCATCGTGGCCACCCCGGGCCTTAAGTCGGATGCGGTGGCTCTGG GGGTTCTGCAAGACAAGGATCTCTTCGTTCAGTTCGCCGACCCCAGCATGCTGGACAT GTTAATCAGCTCCCACCCAGCGTTGGTCAACGCCATCATCCTGGTTCTGCACTCGGTGGCGGGCAGCATGCCCACCcaggccagcagcagctcctcccGCAACGTCTCGGCCAGCTCCTACAGTGACATGCCAG GAGGGTTCATGTTTGACGGCATGTCGGACGATGAAGATGAATTCCAGTCT gggaacCAAGCGGGCCCCTCCAGCCGAGGGGGCGCTCCCATCGGGGGGCGGCCCCAGTCTCTGAGCCACAGCGGGGCGGCGGGGCCCCGGCCCATCACGCAGAGCGAGCTGGCCACCGCCCTGGCCCTGGCCAGCACCCCCGACAGCAGCGCCGccacgcccaccaccaccagccag GCTGACGCAAGCAGCGGCGTGTCCCCCATGCCGGCCGGGACCCCGGTCAGCAACGACCTGTTCAGCCAGGCTCTGCAGCAGGCCCTGCAGGCCAGCAACATGTCCTCCCTGCAG GGCCGCTGGCAGTCCCAGATCCAGCAGCTCCGGGACATGGGCATCCAGGACGAGGAGCTGATGCTGCGGGTGCTGCAGGCCACCGACGGGgacctgcagggggcgctggaGCTCATCTTTGCCGGCGGCTCGGGGCTGTGA
- the LOC115558416 gene encoding ubiquitin-like protein 7 isoform X2, whose translation MTSVDWQLSLKVVDQPKSTFHFPEMMPGDVPPGEYRVATLKQLVAAQLPDSVNDPDLIELVHCGRKLKDDLTLDAYGIQPKSTLHILKKTWPETDCNPEPVNRATAAREFRVFHAALHSVNTAYRDSVTKMLTNKESLDQIIVATPGLKSDAVALGVLQDKDLFVQFADPSMLDMLISSHPALVNAIILVLHSVAGSMPTQASSSSSRNVSASSYSDMPGGFMFDGMSDDEDEFQSGNQAGPSSRGGAPIGGRPQSLSHSGAAGPRPITQSELATALALASTPDSSAATPTTTSQADASSGVSPMPAGTPVSNDLFSQALQQALQASNMSSLQGRWQSQIQQLRDMGIQDEELMLRVLQATDGDLQGALELIFAGGSGL comes from the exons ATGACTTCAGTGGACTGGCAGCTGTCGCTGAAGGTGGTGGATCAGCCCAAATCCACCTTCCACTTCCCCGAGATGATGCCCGGGGACGTGCCCCCCGGGGAGTACCGGGTCGCCACCCTGAAGCAGCTGGTGGCCGCCCAGCTCCCGGACTCCGTCAACGACCCCGACCTGATAG AGCTTGTCCACTGTGGTCGCAAACTGAAAGACGACCTAACGTTGGACGCTTATGGAATTCAACCAAAGTCGACCCTTCACATTCTCAAAAAGACTTGGCCAGAGACTGACTGTAACCCAG AGCCTGTGAACCGGGCCACGGCAGCGAGAGAGTTCAGAGTCTTCCACGCGGCTCTGCACTCTGTCAACACGGCCTACAGAGACTCT GTGACTAAAATGCTGACCAATAAGGAGTCTCTGGACCAGATCATCGTGGCCACCCCGGGCCTTAAGTCGGATGCGGTGGCTCTGG GGGTTCTGCAAGACAAGGATCTCTTCGTTCAGTTCGCCGACCCCAGCATGCTGGACAT GTTAATCAGCTCCCACCCAGCGTTGGTCAACGCCATCATCCTGGTTCTGCACTCGGTGGCGGGCAGCATGCCCACCcaggccagcagcagctcctcccGCAACGTCTCGGCCAGCTCCTACAGTGACATGCCAG GAGGGTTCATGTTTGACGGCATGTCGGACGATGAAGATGAATTCCAGTCT gggaacCAAGCGGGCCCCTCCAGCCGAGGGGGCGCTCCCATCGGGGGGCGGCCCCAGTCTCTGAGCCACAGCGGGGCGGCGGGGCCCCGGCCCATCACGCAGAGCGAGCTGGCCACCGCCCTGGCCCTGGCCAGCACCCCCGACAGCAGCGCCGccacgcccaccaccaccagccag GCTGACGCAAGCAGCGGCGTGTCCCCCATGCCGGCCGGGACCCCGGTCAGCAACGACCTGTTCAGCCAGGCTCTGCAGCAGGCCCTGCAGGCCAGCAACATGTCCTCCCTGCAG GGCCGCTGGCAGTCCCAGATCCAGCAGCTCCGGGACATGGGCATCCAGGACGAGGAGCTGATGCTGCGGGTGCTGCAGGCCACCGACGGGgacctgcagggggcgctggaGCTCATCTTTGCCGGCGGCTCGGGGCTGTGA